A single Arachnia propionica DNA region contains:
- a CDS encoding SpaH/EbpB family LPXTG-anchored major pilin yields the protein MTTRNKPGGRLLSLAAALAVGLLGLTAPAHADSANINPNQKANLTLHKCVQPSTPGAPANGKEQTGIGCTPIDGVTFTLYKVDDIDLTTPGGWEAVKGLTAPETGTIVGGHTSTEISAITTTGGGIANWQGLDLGLYLVIETDTGSPDTKVVLGSKPFLVTLPYYTDDNQWNYDVHVYPKNSVAGIEKTVDDSIVQAKYNGDDVKWTITTDIPRSGQGTEITSYVITDTLPAGLTLDNSRVTLGVKDGINFVNNDDYSCTGNLTCTFTPNGIAKLKANGGQKVVLTLITDVTDVSQAANGVFTNKAKVTINGIDSVEESATTTWGQLTVYKYDGSNEGFLSGAKFKLCTSEACPDQDVALAELTTGPDGKILFPVVRPGTYYLVETEAPAGYVKTETQQVTVEAGVTETPAQPISAGKNYKPVANTKQAVPQLPLTGGIGQVALAAGGIGLLVIGGAVMVIGRAAARRKQA from the coding sequence ATGACCACTCGGAACAAGCCCGGTGGGCGATTGTTGTCGCTGGCCGCGGCCCTGGCCGTCGGCCTGCTGGGGCTCACGGCCCCGGCGCACGCCGACTCGGCCAACATCAATCCGAACCAGAAGGCGAATTTGACGCTGCACAAGTGCGTCCAACCCAGCACCCCGGGGGCGCCGGCGAACGGCAAGGAACAGACGGGAATCGGATGCACCCCGATCGATGGGGTCACGTTCACGCTCTACAAGGTGGACGACATCGACCTGACCACCCCGGGCGGCTGGGAAGCGGTCAAGGGCCTGACGGCCCCGGAAACGGGAACCATCGTCGGCGGCCACACCTCCACCGAGATCTCGGCCATCACCACGACCGGCGGGGGCATCGCGAACTGGCAGGGCCTTGATCTCGGTCTCTACCTGGTGATCGAAACCGACACCGGTTCCCCCGACACCAAGGTTGTGCTCGGCAGCAAACCGTTCCTGGTCACCCTGCCCTACTACACCGACGACAACCAGTGGAACTACGACGTCCACGTGTATCCGAAGAACTCAGTGGCGGGCATCGAGAAAACCGTCGACGACTCGATCGTTCAGGCGAAGTACAACGGTGATGACGTGAAGTGGACCATCACTACCGACATCCCGCGCAGTGGACAGGGTACCGAGATCACGAGCTACGTCATCACCGACACCCTGCCGGCGGGCCTCACCCTCGACAACAGCCGGGTCACGCTCGGCGTCAAGGACGGCATCAACTTCGTGAACAACGACGACTACTCGTGCACGGGCAACCTGACCTGCACCTTCACCCCGAACGGTATCGCGAAGCTGAAGGCCAACGGCGGACAGAAGGTGGTCCTGACCCTGATCACCGACGTCACCGACGTGTCGCAGGCCGCCAACGGGGTTTTCACCAACAAGGCCAAGGTGACCATCAACGGGATCGACTCGGTCGAGGAGAGCGCCACCACCACTTGGGGACAGCTCACCGTCTACAAGTACGACGGAAGCAACGAGGGTTTCCTGAGCGGTGCCAAGTTCAAGCTCTGCACCAGCGAGGCCTGCCCGGACCAGGACGTCGCCCTCGCGGAACTGACCACCGGGCCCGATGGCAAGATCCTCTTCCCCGTGGTGCGGCCGGGCACCTACTACCTGGTCGAGACGGAGGCCCCCGCGGGCTACGTCAAGACCGAGACCCAGCAGGTCACCGTCGAGGCCGGTGTGACCGAGACCCCGGCGCAGCCCATCTCCGCCGGCAAGAACTACAAACCGGTCGCGAACACCAAACAGGCCGTTCCCCAGCTGCCCCTGACCGGTGGCATCGGTCAGGTCGCCCTGGCCGCCGGTGGCATCGGGCTGCTGGTGATCGGCGGCGCGGTGATGGTCATCGGCCGCGCGGCCGCCCGTCGCAAGCAGGCCTGA
- a CDS encoding CshA/CshB family fibrillar adhesin-related protein: protein MKLLKRIVFGMLAALVTAVSGIVLIPRPAQADYATGGRGYFVKSVVWAEWGNKGDIIPASGLTKTQYTQVGSTTLALECTLSQPDSGSGYGYNQNTTLDVWTAGSWRKDGLDDLYNRGGTGTNNRMTNAIHTKYAKTTVSFKVSCSAIVSGPGFPAGGQRVPVDGMVVADAESSDPNPDEYIKVETSSNAQWRVLDRIRDSGCTSTTLAQQSTSGGSRTLTLLPGGVTCPNTGPTVAMVASNVSEATITMFGQGQAAAAVGAVINLDYGDAPISYGAAAAQYLTGWNGSSLPDGTTDAFSTRLAWPPRNPDVMLGRRIDPEPVNPVNGDGTQDDKNPASPNDEDAISGTPLYHVIQGGGTATQEIVCTGRGHNRGWVDWNRNGVFDEAEASDTVQCAGGRATLTWSIPQDAVTGNSYLRLRAAAAADSLTSPTGLTVTGEVEDHKVQISTYELEISKTSDALVGKKFAGDEVTYTVTAKNPSRTPFTNTSPAYVFDDLRGVLDDATVITGSLQATVGNSSRGDVVFDSNTSRIAWRGTLAPNETLTLTYRVRLKVGGDRDLRNVAWGQAGVATPATNVTCENRTAEGRDGSTNHPCAAERYQLMSLLKTFQNNYDPAPNAADWTLTATGNFGGETGDTERVVPGNTAVTNANTFVVPVGESFQFKEKAAPEVMKGYEFLNPGVTAVGGNQVELVNRDKPASAKWTKTDSETGELIGESEWTLKGPTAPGGLVITDCIAADRSLCTGPDKDPGAGSFLLEELKWGEHTLTEVAPPPGYVLSNFSEQIVRLSSTDTGSEPFEIGAIPNDRLPGSISWRKTESGTTNPLAGSVWKLTNASGATITDITDCVAPGSCTGPDQDPAPGSFRVERLSWGTWTLTETGAPLGYLLTTREETLQIGSQAVHQTVKDPFENTRAPVPVLPLTGGTPSDIYHYSGGGLLIVAAALVLLKRCRRNKHS from the coding sequence ATGAAATTGCTGAAACGCATCGTGTTCGGCATGCTCGCCGCCCTTGTCACGGCCGTCAGTGGCATTGTTCTCATCCCGCGGCCGGCGCAGGCCGACTACGCCACCGGCGGCCGAGGCTATTTCGTCAAGTCCGTGGTCTGGGCCGAGTGGGGGAACAAGGGCGACATCATTCCCGCTTCGGGGCTCACGAAAACCCAGTACACGCAGGTCGGCAGCACAACGCTCGCTCTCGAATGCACTTTGTCACAACCGGATTCCGGCAGTGGGTACGGATACAATCAGAACACCACGCTGGATGTCTGGACCGCGGGAAGCTGGCGGAAGGACGGTTTGGACGACCTCTACAACCGTGGCGGCACGGGCACCAACAATCGGATGACCAATGCCATTCACACCAAATATGCCAAGACCACGGTCAGTTTCAAGGTTTCCTGCTCGGCCATCGTTTCCGGCCCGGGTTTCCCAGCGGGAGGGCAGCGTGTTCCGGTGGACGGAATGGTCGTTGCCGATGCCGAGTCCAGCGACCCGAATCCCGACGAATACATCAAGGTGGAAACCAGCAGCAATGCCCAGTGGCGGGTCCTGGACCGGATTCGCGACAGCGGTTGCACATCGACGACGCTGGCCCAGCAAAGCACATCGGGAGGATCACGAACCCTGACGCTTCTCCCGGGAGGCGTGACCTGTCCCAACACCGGCCCCACCGTCGCCATGGTTGCCAGCAATGTCTCCGAGGCAACCATCACGATGTTCGGTCAGGGACAGGCGGCAGCAGCCGTGGGCGCCGTCATCAACCTCGACTACGGCGATGCCCCCATCAGCTACGGAGCCGCAGCCGCGCAATACCTGACGGGCTGGAACGGTTCATCACTTCCCGACGGCACCACAGATGCCTTCAGCACCAGACTGGCATGGCCACCCAGGAACCCCGACGTGATGCTGGGCAGACGCATAGACCCCGAACCGGTCAACCCCGTGAACGGTGACGGCACCCAGGACGACAAGAACCCCGCCAGTCCGAATGACGAGGACGCCATATCGGGAACACCGCTCTACCACGTGATACAGGGCGGGGGAACCGCCACCCAGGAGATCGTCTGCACGGGCCGAGGACACAACCGCGGCTGGGTGGACTGGAATCGCAACGGGGTCTTCGATGAGGCGGAGGCATCCGACACGGTGCAGTGCGCCGGGGGCAGAGCCACTCTCACCTGGTCCATCCCGCAGGATGCGGTCACCGGGAACAGCTACCTGCGGCTGCGTGCCGCCGCCGCGGCGGATTCCCTGACGAGCCCTACGGGATTGACCGTCACCGGGGAGGTCGAGGACCACAAGGTGCAGATCAGCACCTATGAACTCGAGATCTCCAAGACCTCCGACGCCCTGGTCGGGAAGAAGTTCGCGGGCGACGAGGTGACATACACCGTCACAGCGAAGAACCCGAGCAGAACCCCTTTCACCAACACCAGCCCGGCCTACGTCTTCGACGACCTGAGAGGAGTACTCGACGACGCCACCGTGATCACGGGCTCCCTGCAGGCCACCGTCGGGAACAGCAGCCGCGGTGACGTGGTCTTCGACTCGAACACGAGCAGGATCGCATGGCGGGGCACGCTGGCCCCCAACGAAACGCTCACCCTGACCTATCGGGTGCGCCTCAAGGTCGGGGGAGACCGTGACCTGCGCAACGTCGCCTGGGGACAGGCGGGTGTTGCCACCCCGGCGACGAACGTGACCTGCGAGAACCGCACAGCCGAGGGACGTGACGGATCGACGAACCACCCCTGCGCCGCCGAGCGGTATCAGCTGATGTCGCTGCTGAAGACCTTCCAGAACAACTACGACCCGGCCCCGAACGCCGCGGACTGGACACTGACCGCTACCGGAAACTTCGGTGGCGAAACCGGCGACACCGAACGCGTCGTCCCGGGGAACACCGCCGTCACCAACGCGAACACCTTCGTGGTGCCAGTAGGGGAGTCCTTCCAGTTCAAGGAAAAGGCGGCTCCGGAGGTCATGAAGGGATACGAGTTCCTAAACCCCGGAGTGACCGCCGTAGGTGGGAACCAGGTGGAACTCGTCAACAGGGACAAACCCGCCTCCGCCAAGTGGACCAAAACCGACAGCGAAACCGGCGAGCTGATCGGGGAATCCGAGTGGACACTGAAAGGTCCCACCGCCCCCGGCGGACTGGTGATCACCGACTGCATCGCCGCCGACCGCAGCCTGTGCACGGGACCGGACAAGGATCCCGGGGCGGGTTCCTTCCTGCTGGAGGAACTGAAATGGGGGGAGCACACACTGACCGAGGTCGCGCCACCACCCGGGTACGTGCTGTCGAACTTCTCCGAGCAGATCGTCCGGCTCAGCAGCACCGACACCGGCTCCGAACCTTTCGAGATTGGCGCGATCCCCAACGATCGCCTGCCGGGATCCATCTCCTGGCGGAAGACGGAATCGGGAACGACGAACCCACTGGCAGGCTCCGTCTGGAAACTGACGAACGCCTCGGGAGCGACCATCACCGACATCACGGACTGCGTCGCTCCGGGCAGCTGCACGGGACCCGACCAGGATCCCGCACCCGGGTCGTTCCGGGTCGAGAGGTTGTCGTGGGGCACCTGGACACTCACGGAGACCGGTGCGCCGCTGGGCTACCTGTTGACCACACGGGAGGAAACCCTCCAGATCGGCTCGCAGGCCGTGCACCAGACGGTGAAGGATCCGTTCGAGAACACCCGTGCCCCGGTCCCGGTGCTGCCGTTGACCGGGGGCACACCGAGCGACATCTACCACTACTCGGGGGGCGGCCTGTTGATCGTCGCAGCCGCGCTGGTCCTCCTCAAACGTTGCCGGAGGAACAAGCACTCGTGA
- a CDS encoding PAC2 family protein, protein MQHPRPEDLKNPAVVIAFSGWNDAANAASDALLHLMEHYPSSELETIDAEHYFDFQVTRPILRRSPDGPWIQWPHITLQRVRLPERDLIIVVGPEPNQLWRSFSRELVQRLKRYEPSMVLLLGAMLSDTPHSRPLPVAMYTYDSQLKGSLAIEELTYEGPTGITGVVNQMLIAEGFPSASMWVSIPHYVATPPNPKGQHALLSRMEQVLGASLGAGDLLSEAGKWVQAVDELSAEDPDVAEYIEQLEEARDASDVEGATGDSIAAEFERYLRDRGDEPG, encoded by the coding sequence ATGCAGCACCCCCGGCCCGAGGACCTCAAAAACCCGGCCGTCGTGATCGCCTTCAGCGGTTGGAACGACGCGGCCAACGCGGCCAGCGACGCGTTGCTACACCTGATGGAGCACTACCCCTCGTCCGAACTCGAGACCATCGACGCCGAACACTACTTCGACTTCCAGGTGACCCGTCCGATCCTGCGCCGTTCCCCCGATGGGCCCTGGATCCAATGGCCCCACATCACCCTCCAGCGGGTGCGCCTACCGGAACGCGACCTGATCATCGTGGTCGGTCCCGAACCCAACCAGTTGTGGCGCAGCTTTTCCCGTGAGCTGGTTCAGCGGTTGAAACGCTACGAGCCGTCGATGGTTTTGCTGCTGGGAGCCATGCTCAGCGACACCCCACACTCGCGTCCCCTTCCCGTAGCCATGTACACCTACGACTCGCAGCTGAAGGGCAGCCTCGCCATCGAGGAACTCACCTACGAGGGTCCGACCGGCATCACGGGCGTGGTCAACCAGATGCTGATCGCCGAGGGATTCCCCAGCGCATCCATGTGGGTTTCCATTCCCCACTACGTCGCCACTCCCCCGAACCCGAAAGGCCAGCACGCCCTGCTCAGCCGCATGGAGCAGGTCCTGGGCGCCAGCCTCGGGGCTGGTGACCTGCTCAGTGAGGCCGGCAAGTGGGTGCAGGCCGTGGATGAGCTGAGCGCCGAGGATCCCGACGTGGCCGAGTACATCGAACAACTGGAGGAGGCCCGCGACGCCTCCGATGTGGAGGGCGCCACCGGCGACTCCATCGCCGCGGAGTTCGAACGCTACCTCCGTGACCGGGGCGACGAACCGGGCTGA
- the rpe gene encoding ribulose-phosphate 3-epimerase produces the protein MRITPSILNADFANLRHEIGRIPGADGVHVDVMDNHFVPNLTIGLPVVECLRKVTDQLLDIHLMIEDPDRWAPAYAEAGAESVTFHVEAAHAPIRLARELRARGARASMALKPATPIEPYAEMFDELDMVLLMTVEPGFGGQKFLDLVLPKIRRTRELIGDRPIWLQVDGGVSVETIGRCAEAGADTFVAGSAVYNAPDPDAMVRELRELADSAWCC, from the coding sequence ATGCGCATCACCCCGAGCATTCTGAACGCCGACTTCGCCAATCTCCGACACGAAATCGGACGGATACCGGGGGCGGACGGGGTGCACGTGGATGTCATGGACAACCATTTCGTGCCGAACTTGACGATCGGGCTTCCCGTGGTCGAATGCCTGCGCAAGGTGACCGATCAGCTCCTGGACATTCACCTGATGATCGAGGACCCGGACCGCTGGGCCCCGGCCTACGCCGAAGCAGGGGCGGAGTCGGTTACCTTCCACGTAGAGGCGGCCCACGCCCCGATCCGGCTGGCCCGGGAGCTGCGGGCCCGTGGGGCGAGGGCGTCGATGGCCCTCAAACCCGCCACCCCGATCGAGCCCTACGCCGAGATGTTCGACGAATTGGACATGGTGCTGCTCATGACCGTCGAACCCGGTTTCGGCGGGCAGAAATTCCTTGATCTCGTGCTGCCGAAGATCCGCCGGACCCGGGAACTGATCGGGGATCGCCCGATCTGGTTGCAGGTCGACGGCGGGGTCTCGGTGGAAACGATCGGGCGCTGCGCTGAGGCGGGCGCTGACACCTTCGTGGCCGGCTCCGCGGTCTACAACGCCCCCGATCCGGACGCCATGGTGCGGGAACTGCGTGAGCTGGCCGACTCCGCGTGGTGCTGCTGA
- a CDS encoding RsmB/NOP family class I SAM-dependent RNA methyltransferase: MSGGLSPRRVAFDVLRQVSGEGAYANLALAKRLTRAGLETRDAAFVTELVAGTCRLRGTYDAIIESASGRGLKTMQPAVVDLLRLLAHQALGMAVPARAAVAATVGLARDTVGQRVTGLVNAVGRRIAAHDLQEWVELLSEGLDETDRLAIRTHHPRWIVAAYEKVLQENEVAQALEANNLAPRPTLVMRPGLAEVEELAPAVPTVYSPFGAVLDGAPGDLAAVREGRAGVQDEGSQLVCLALTRVEAPSGPWLDLCAGPGGKSALLAGLARQRGEHLVANEVAAHRAKLVEQALAVYPPGTASVICSDGCDPEPVRRHAPFARIMVDAPCSGLGALRRRPEARWRRTPADLAELVSLQRALLETAIGLLVPGGVAAYVTCSPHADETAAIVEAALKNNPHMELLDAAALLPEVPGAARGGYVQLWPHRHGTDAMFLALLRGTS, encoded by the coding sequence GTGAGCGGGGGGCTGTCTCCTCGGAGGGTCGCGTTCGACGTGCTGAGGCAGGTGAGTGGTGAGGGCGCCTACGCGAATCTGGCGCTCGCCAAACGGCTGACCCGGGCGGGCCTGGAAACCAGGGACGCGGCCTTCGTCACGGAACTCGTTGCCGGTACCTGCCGCCTGCGGGGCACCTATGATGCGATCATCGAGTCCGCCTCGGGACGAGGCCTGAAAACCATGCAACCCGCGGTGGTGGACCTGCTGCGGCTGCTCGCTCATCAGGCACTTGGCATGGCCGTGCCCGCGCGGGCAGCCGTCGCCGCCACCGTGGGACTGGCCCGCGACACCGTCGGGCAGCGGGTCACCGGCCTGGTCAACGCCGTCGGGCGCCGGATTGCCGCGCACGACCTCCAGGAGTGGGTGGAGCTGCTGAGCGAGGGCCTCGACGAGACGGACAGGCTGGCGATCAGGACCCACCACCCCCGCTGGATCGTTGCGGCCTACGAGAAGGTGCTCCAGGAAAACGAGGTCGCCCAGGCTCTGGAGGCCAACAACCTGGCACCGAGACCAACCCTCGTGATGCGTCCCGGACTTGCGGAGGTCGAGGAACTCGCTCCCGCCGTCCCCACCGTGTACTCGCCCTTCGGGGCGGTTCTCGACGGGGCTCCGGGCGACCTGGCGGCGGTCAGGGAAGGCCGGGCCGGCGTGCAGGACGAGGGTTCGCAACTGGTGTGCCTGGCCCTGACCCGGGTGGAGGCACCGAGCGGGCCGTGGCTGGATCTGTGCGCCGGTCCCGGTGGGAAGTCCGCGCTCCTGGCGGGGCTGGCCAGGCAACGGGGGGAACACCTCGTCGCCAACGAGGTGGCCGCGCATCGCGCGAAACTCGTTGAACAGGCCCTGGCGGTCTACCCACCTGGAACAGCGAGCGTCATCTGTTCAGACGGGTGTGACCCGGAACCGGTCAGGCGGCACGCTCCTTTCGCCAGGATCATGGTGGACGCCCCCTGCAGCGGCCTGGGGGCGCTGCGTCGCCGCCCCGAGGCCCGGTGGCGCCGCACACCGGCCGACCTGGCGGAACTCGTCTCGTTGCAACGCGCTCTGCTGGAAACCGCCATCGGTCTGCTGGTTCCCGGGGGAGTGGCCGCCTACGTGACCTGCTCACCCCACGCGGATGAGACCGCCGCCATCGTCGAGGCGGCCCTGAAAAACAACCCACATATGGAACTTCTGGATGCAGCAGCCCTGCTTCCTGAGGTGCCCGGTGCCGCCCGGGGCGGGTACGTGCAGCTGTGGCCCCACCGCCACGGAACCGACGCCATGTTCCTGGCTCTGCTTCGTGGCACATCCTGA
- the fmt gene encoding methionyl-tRNA formyltransferase codes for MKLVFAGTPGVAVPSLDALMDSRHEVVAVVTRPDATAGRGRRLTPSPVAIRAAELGLEVLKPAHPRDPDFRYRLGELAPDVCAVVAYGALLPTSVLEIPAHGWINLHFSLLPRWRGAAPVQRAVMAGDPEIGTSCFRIVRELDAGDVYRIAARPMPEATAGELFELLAVSGAAQLVETIDAVEAGEAPVPQEAVGVTRAAKITVEEARVDFTRPAAEVRNHILGCSPEPGAWCGLNGKRLKLYRARLADAQFTPAPGELHVTKRQVFVGAGEGVLELLEVQAPGKRRMAAIDWARSGAASGRLV; via the coding sequence ATGAAACTGGTGTTCGCCGGCACCCCCGGGGTGGCCGTGCCGAGCCTCGACGCCCTGATGGATTCGAGACACGAGGTGGTGGCGGTGGTCACTAGGCCGGACGCCACGGCGGGCCGCGGGCGTCGGCTCACCCCCTCGCCGGTCGCGATCCGGGCCGCGGAGCTTGGACTCGAAGTCCTCAAACCCGCTCATCCCCGGGACCCGGATTTCCGGTACCGACTGGGGGAACTGGCCCCGGATGTGTGCGCGGTGGTTGCCTATGGTGCCCTGCTGCCCACCTCGGTCCTCGAGATCCCGGCTCACGGCTGGATCAACCTGCACTTCTCCCTGCTGCCCAGGTGGCGTGGGGCGGCCCCGGTGCAGCGGGCCGTGATGGCGGGCGATCCCGAGATCGGAACCTCCTGTTTCCGTATCGTCCGGGAACTCGACGCGGGGGACGTCTACCGGATCGCGGCCCGTCCCATGCCGGAGGCCACCGCAGGGGAGCTGTTCGAACTGCTCGCGGTCTCGGGTGCTGCCCAGCTTGTCGAGACCATCGACGCCGTCGAGGCGGGCGAGGCCCCCGTGCCCCAGGAAGCCGTCGGGGTGACACGGGCCGCGAAGATCACGGTGGAGGAGGCGCGGGTGGATTTCACCCGGCCGGCGGCCGAGGTCCGCAACCACATCCTCGGATGCTCCCCGGAACCGGGGGCTTGGTGTGGACTGAACGGAAAACGGCTCAAGCTGTACCGGGCGCGGCTCGCCGATGCCCAGTTCACCCCGGCACCCGGTGAACTGCACGTGACCAAACGCCAGGTCTTCGTCGGGGCGGGTGAAGGTGTTCTCGAGCTGCTGGAGGTCCAGGCCCCGGGCAAACGGCGAATGGCGGCCATCGACTGGGCCCGTTCCGGTGCCGCGTCGGGGAGGCTCGTGTGA
- a CDS encoding primosomal protein N', with translation MSATLFEVPAVEQVAKVAVDVPLAHLDRLFDYRIPGKLLEDARPGVRVTVPFAGQVVDGWLVSVGAPETGGKLADLRSVISPEPILTTRLFDLIRAVADHYAGTWWDVARLAIPPRHSRIEKQEQRTWPVPGPGGMPEILPGFPGGPELLTALAEGGAPRAFWQVPCVAGPPGDLTGGVLEAVSASLASGRGALVLFPTIRGMEAGAARLERLLGQGCVARLSWELSRGLRYENYLACSRGRARVVVGTQSAVFAPLPDPGLIVVVDDGNEGHCFERFPRPHVRSVAMIRAVQDGCALLLASHARSCEAQGLIERQWLRELALPSREMRRIGPALRSVPETQQSNPGGTRLRLPRQAFEHLRIRLASGPVLVSVARAGHSPGLRCARCRARATCPRCGGPLLRPSRDQLLCRLCGHTPVRFECTRCHATGLRAPIAGSERTAEELGRAFPGVRVINSSAERIRSGIPEEPAIVVATPGGEPGVPGGYAGALILDVELALSRADLRVGEETLRRWCQVACLVRPAVDGGGLLIVGPPEEPAVQALLRADPGGFAARELADRAAAGLPPAVKAVQVGGDPDAVAAFLDNDPFTGAEVLGPTLTRENPDPEAMSLLRCPLEEGRELVRAVKHAAAIRSARKEGGRLFLQVDPMTLT, from the coding sequence GTGTCGGCCACGCTGTTCGAGGTTCCGGCCGTCGAACAGGTCGCCAAGGTGGCGGTCGACGTCCCGCTCGCGCATCTGGATCGTCTCTTCGACTACCGTATCCCCGGGAAACTTCTTGAGGACGCCCGCCCGGGGGTGCGGGTCACCGTTCCCTTCGCCGGACAGGTGGTGGACGGCTGGCTGGTTTCCGTCGGTGCCCCGGAGACCGGCGGGAAACTGGCCGATCTGCGTTCGGTTATCTCCCCGGAACCGATCCTGACCACAAGGCTCTTCGATCTGATCCGGGCGGTCGCCGACCACTACGCGGGAACCTGGTGGGATGTGGCGCGCTTGGCGATCCCGCCCCGCCACTCGAGGATCGAGAAGCAGGAACAACGTACCTGGCCGGTTCCCGGGCCCGGGGGAATGCCGGAGATCCTGCCGGGTTTCCCTGGAGGACCCGAACTGCTCACAGCACTGGCGGAGGGCGGCGCCCCGCGTGCCTTCTGGCAGGTTCCGTGCGTCGCCGGCCCGCCGGGGGATCTCACCGGAGGCGTGCTGGAAGCTGTTTCGGCGAGCTTGGCCTCGGGACGCGGGGCGCTGGTCCTGTTCCCGACGATCCGGGGCATGGAGGCCGGCGCCGCCCGGCTGGAGCGGCTCCTGGGACAGGGTTGTGTGGCGCGGCTCAGCTGGGAACTCAGCAGGGGGTTGCGTTACGAGAACTACCTGGCGTGTTCACGCGGCCGGGCCAGGGTAGTGGTGGGAACCCAGTCGGCGGTTTTTGCCCCCCTGCCCGATCCGGGCCTGATAGTGGTGGTTGACGACGGCAACGAGGGACACTGCTTCGAGCGGTTCCCCCGCCCGCACGTGCGTTCGGTCGCGATGATCCGGGCCGTTCAGGATGGCTGCGCACTACTTCTGGCCTCCCATGCCCGTTCTTGCGAGGCGCAGGGACTGATCGAACGCCAATGGCTCCGAGAACTGGCCCTGCCGTCGCGGGAAATGCGCCGTATCGGACCGGCGCTCCGGTCGGTGCCCGAGACCCAGCAGAGCAATCCCGGCGGAACCCGGCTGCGGCTTCCCCGTCAGGCCTTCGAACACCTGCGGATCCGGCTGGCCTCCGGGCCGGTACTGGTCTCCGTGGCCCGGGCCGGGCATTCCCCGGGTCTTCGCTGCGCGCGGTGCCGGGCGAGGGCGACCTGCCCCCGGTGCGGTGGCCCGCTGCTCCGGCCCTCGCGGGACCAGCTGCTCTGCCGTCTGTGCGGACACACCCCGGTCCGGTTCGAGTGCACCCGCTGCCACGCCACCGGGCTGCGTGCCCCGATCGCGGGTTCGGAACGCACCGCGGAGGAACTGGGAAGGGCCTTTCCCGGGGTGCGGGTGATCAACTCCTCTGCGGAACGGATCCGTTCCGGGATACCGGAAGAGCCGGCGATCGTCGTCGCGACCCCCGGCGGGGAACCCGGGGTTCCGGGCGGCTACGCGGGTGCCTTGATCCTCGACGTGGAACTGGCCCTGTCGCGTGCGGACCTGCGCGTCGGTGAGGAAACCCTGCGCCGTTGGTGCCAGGTGGCCTGCCTCGTACGACCCGCGGTTGACGGGGGAGGACTTCTCATCGTCGGGCCACCGGAGGAACCTGCGGTCCAGGCGCTGCTCCGGGCCGATCCAGGGGGATTCGCTGCCCGCGAACTTGCCGATCGTGCCGCTGCCGGCCTGCCCCCGGCTGTCAAAGCGGTTCAGGTTGGTGGCGACCCGGATGCGGTGGCGGCTTTCCTGGACAACGATCCGTTCACTGGCGCCGAGGTGCTGGGACCCACCCTGACACGGGAGAATCCCGACCCGGAGGCGATGTCGTTGCTGCGCTGCCCCCTGGAGGAGGGACGCGAACTGGTGAGGGCCGTCAAGCATGCGGCCGCCATCCGGTCGGCCCGCAAGGAGGGCGGCCGACTGTTCCTGCAAGTCGATCCGATGACCCTCACGTGA